The DNA sequence GCTGCCACCACAACTACGTGGCGGAGGAGCGGTACGACGGCATGGACCTACTGGTCACCCGGAAGGGCGCGATCCGCGCCGGCAGCGGTGACTACGGGATCATCCCCGGCTCCATGGGCACGGGCTCGTACATCGTGAAGGGTCTCGGCAACGAGAAGTCCTTCAACTCGGCCTCGCACGGCGCGGGTCGGAAGATGAGCCGGACGGCGGCGAAGAAGAGGTTCTCGGCGCGCGACCTGGCGGAGCAGACCAAGGGCGTGGAGTGCCGCAAGGACTCGGGCGTCGTGGACGAGATCCCGGGCGCGTACAAGTCGATCGAGCAGGTCATCGACCAGCAGACGGATCTCGTTCAGGTCGTGGCCAAGCTGAAGCAGGTCATCTGCGTCAAGGGCTGAGGCCCGCGCCGAACTGACGGGGGAGCGCAAAGGCCCGGACCGTGGGCGGTTCGGGCCTCGGCCGGTCCGGGTGGTCAGTCGAGAAGCATGTCCACCGGCAGTTCGAGGGTGACCCCGAGGTAGTCGGGGAGGGGGAGCGTCATGCCGCGCTTGAAGGTTCTGCGCAAGCGGTAGCAGGTGGCGCGAGGGTCCGTGTAGATCACGACTTCGTCGTGCTGGCGGTCGGCGATGACGTAGACCGGGACATCGGCCCGGGCGTAGCTCTCCACCTTGGTGCCGAGGTCATCGGCCCAGTTCGAGGAGGTGACCTCAAGGATCATGCGGAAGGCGTCAGGTCGGTAGCAGTTCTTCGTCACCTTGTGGTCCAGGAAGTCGGCTTCGACGAGTGAGAAGTCCGGGACCGCGTAGTCGTCCTCGCCGGTGGGCAGCCAGATGCCGATGCCCTGGAGGAATTCCAGGCCTGCCTCCGCGGCCCCGGCCTCGTGGAAGGCCACGGTGAGCCGGGTCAGGGTCCGGGCGTGCCTGCCGTCCGCAGGTGGTGTCACGGTGAGCCTCCCGTGGAGAATCTCCACTCGGTGTCCGGGAAGCTCCCTGGAGAGTCGATCGGCGGCCTCCGCGATCGTGGTCTCGTGCTGTATCACGGCCATAGCTTCCTCCTTTTCGTGGCTCACGCTTCCGGAGCGTAGTCTCGCGCGCCGACATTTCGCTCGACTTCACCCGTACGGGCACATCCGGCCCGCCGGCCCGCCGGAGTCGTCAACTCCGTTAAGGGGCAGTCGGATTCGGCCGGAGGAAGTCGCCGTCCGGGGTCTTGACGCTGGGAGTTGGTCTAGACCAAGGTGTGCCGCATGTGGAGATCCCGTGCGGTTCTTGCCGCGCTCGCGTCGTTGTCGCTCACCGTTGGTGCCGCTCAGGCAGCCGATGCCGTCGGGGCCGAGGCCGCCGCTCCGGCCGTTGCCGCGGCCTCGCGGGCCGTGGGGCTGCCGCCCGTGGTGTCGCACGTGCCGACCGCGGAGAAGGTCGTGTTCATCACCATCGACGACGGCTGGGCGCACGATCCGGCCGTTGCCCGGACGCTTGTCGACCAGCGGGTGCCCGCGTCGCTGTTCCTGCTGCCGGGGGCGTACTCGTACGACGCCCAGTACTTCACCGGACTCGTCGCGCAGGGGCGGTCGGTGAACGTGGAGAACCACACCGTCAATCACCCTGATCTGACGTCGCTCGACGCCGCCGGCAAGGACGCCGAGGTGTGCGGGGCAGGGGAGCAGGCCGCCGCGGCGTTCGGGCGGGAGCCGAAGCTGCTGCGGCCGCCGTACGGGGCCGTCAACGACGACGTGCGGCTGGCCGCGAAGGCGTGCGGGGTCAAGGCGCTGATCACGTGGACGCACGACTTCACGACGTGGGGCGAGACGCCGGCCACGCCGCAGCTGAAGGCCGGCGACATCGTGCTGCTGCACTTCACGCCGACGCTCGGCGCGGACCTGAAGCGGGCCCTGGACGCGGCGAAGGCCGCCGGGCTGAAGCCGGCGGCCTTGATGCCGCACCTGAAGAGCGCCGGGCTGGTGCCGTAGCCCGCTCTACGGGTTACAGCTCGCGGTGGAGCTTCGTGTTCGAGGCCTGGGCTCGGGGGCGGACCACCAGGAGGTCGATGTTGACGTGGCTGGGACGGGTCACCGCCCAGGTGATGGTGTCGGCCACGTCGTCGGCGGAGAGGGGCTCGGCCACGCCGGCGTAGACCTTCTCCGCCCGCTCGACGTCGCCGCCGAAGCGGGTCTTCGCGAACTCCTCGGTCTTGACCATGCCCGGGGCGACCTCGATGACGCGGACGGGCTGGCCGACGATCTCCAGGCGGAGGGTCTCGGCGAGGACGCGGGCGCCGTTCTTGGCGGCCACGTAGCCGGCGCCGCCCTCGTAGGTGGAGTGGCCGGCGGTGGAGGAGAGGACGACCACCGTGCCGTCGCCCGAGGCGGTCAGGGCCGGCAGCAGGGCCTGGGTGACGTTGAGCGTGCCGATGACGTTGACCTCGTACATCGTGCGCCAGTCGGCGGGGTCGCCGGTGGCGACGGGGTCGGCTCCGAGGGCGCCGCCGGCGTTGTTGACGAGCACGTCGCAGCGCTGGAGCGAGGCGGCGAGGGCGTCGACGGCGGCACGGTCGGTGACGTCGAGGGCGTGGGCGGTCGCCTCGTGGCCGGCGGCCGTGATCTCGGCGGCGAGGGCCTCGATGCGGTCCTTGCGGCGGGCGGTGAGGACGACGTGGTAGCCGGCCTCGGCGAGCTGCCGGGCGGTGGCCGCGCCGATGCCGCTGCTCGCACCGGTGACTACGGCGGTTCGGGTGGCCGTGCTCATGCTGGCTCCTCGTGCGTTCGTCTGTTCGTACGGGTGGGTACTGGCCAGCATAGGCCGGTCGCCGTGCAGGTCACCGGCCGCGCGGGGCGTACGTGGGCCGGAGGCGAAGAGGGCGGCGGAACGGGCGAATGAGCGAACGGGGAGGAGGGCTCGCCCACGTTCGTGTGATGGTCCGACCATCGGGTGGGCGGGAGAGCTAGCGTCCGCGCGTGGAGGTGGTCGCGGTGCGCCGAGGTGCCGTACGGAGTGTGGTGATGGCCGGGCTGCTGGTGCTGCTCGGCGGGCTGGGGAGCGGTGTGGGGAACGCCCTCGCCGGGGCAGGGGCAGGGGCAGGGGCAGGGGCCGAGGCGGGTGCCGGGCCCGAGGCCGAGGCGGATGTGGCCTATCACGGGCGGGTCGCCCTGACCGGGAACCGGCTGCGGATCCTGCTGGTCCCGGAGAACGAGGGGCCGTCCGCCGTGGCGAACGCGACCGTACGGCTGGGCCTGTCGGCCGACCTCGCGGGCCGCCAGGAGCTGGCGGAGGGCTGCGCGCGGGCCGGGCTGCGCGAGGTGGTGTGCGAGACCGGGGAGCTGCCGCTGCACGGGCGGGGGCGGCACATCGGGCTGGCGCTGCGGCTGAAGGAGCCGGCCGCGGAGGTGGTGGTGCGGGTCGACACCTGGTGGAACGGCGGCGCGACCGACCGGAACCACGCCAACAACGAGCACGTGGTGCTGGCTCTGGACACGGGGGACACGTACGCGTTCTGACCGGGACGTGCTCTGACCGGACGCGGTCTGGCCCGTCTGCGGTCTGGCCCGTCTGTGTTCCGACCCGGCCGCGTTCCGACCCGGCCGCGTTCCGACCCGTACGCGTTCGTACGCGTACGGGTCCTGCCGCCGGGGCGCGAGAGTGAGCGTGAGGGCCCGCGGCTACGGGGTGCCGACGCCGCCGAACTCGGCCACGGCCTCGTCGACGATCCGCTCCAGCCGGGCGTGGTGGGCGCCGCGCCAGTAGACGCGCTCGCAGTCGGCGCACTGGGCGAAGACCTCGTACGAGCGCTGCGTGCCGCTCTCCAGCCGGTCGCCGACGCTGTCCTTGTCGGCCTCGCGCAGGGTGCCGTTGCAGGCGGTGCAGCGGGTCCACGGCGCGAGGGCCGGGGCGAACCGGCCCAGGATGTCGCGGACCTGTTCGTCGGGGTTGTCGCTGTAGACGTACGCGCCGGCGAACAGCTCGCGGCGGCGCAGCAGTCCGCGGTCGCGGGAGAGCAGGACGCGCTGCTCGGCGGCGGAGCGGGTGGCCAGGGCCGGGTCGCCGATGTCCTCGTTCTCGTACGCCGCGTCGACGCCCAGCAGTCGCAGGCGGCGGGCGAGGGTGCCGAGGTGGACGTCGAGGAGGAAGCGCAGCGGCGTGGTCCGGGGGACGCCGGGGAGGTGCTGCGGGCGGTCGACGCCGAAGACCTCCACGGATTCGCCGGCCCGGGGCACGTGGGCGAGGGGCGTCTCGGCGCCGTCGACGAGGATCCGGCCGACTTCGGTGAGGGGGACGCCGGCCGATTCGACGACGTGGCCGAGGCTGGAGACGCCGTCGGTGGTGGTCGGCACGCGGGCGCCGCGGCGCGCGGGCGCGGCGAACACGTGCAGTTCGGGGGCGAGGGTGAGCTGAATGCCGGGTCCGTTCACGAGGCCAGCATGCCATCGCGGGGCTGGGGTCGGCGGGCGATTTACGGGGCCGCGCACGCAGGGCCCCGCTAGGAGTCCATCGCCGCCGCGGTGGCGGCGTCGTGCAGCTCGCGATGGGCGTTGACCTCGTCGAAGTGGTTCTCGGCCCACTCCTTCACGGAGCTGAGCAGGCAGCCGAGGTTGCCGCCGAGGTCGGTGAGCCGGTAGTCGACGCGGACCGGGACGGTGGGCGTGACGGTGCGGGCGACGAGGCCGTCGCGCTCCAGGGAGCGCAGGGTCTGGGTCAGCATCTTCTGGCTGACGCCGGGGATCCTGCGGCCGAGCTCGCTGTAGCGCATGGTGCGGTCCTCGGCCTGGGCGAGCGCGCTGACGATGAGGCCGACCCACTTGTCGCTGATGCGGGCCAGGAGCTGGCTGGTGGGGCACTCCTTGAGGAAGGCGTCGTATGCCTCGCGGGCCTCTTCGCGGCGGGCCTCGGCGGTACGGGTGGCCATGGGTGCCCCACTTCCGGGTCGGGTACGCACTCCGAGGTACGTACTTACGATTCGAGAGTAACTCTCCCTAGGTTAGTTCTCACCGGAAACACCGGAAGAAAACGAACGAGCGAGCGAACCTGCGGAAGAGGCGATGGCGATGAGCACGACGATGCTGGCGGCAGTGACCGAAGGCTTCGGCGGCCCCGAGCGGATCGAGGTCGTACGGGTGCCGATCCCGCGGCCGGGCGCCGGGCAGGTCCGCGTACGGGTCCGGGCGGCCGGCCTGAACCCGGTCGACGGCGCGGTACGGGCCGGGGTCTTCGGTGGCGAGGGGCAGCGGCT is a window from the Streptomyces sp. NBC_01244 genome containing:
- a CDS encoding Uma2 family endonuclease: MAVIQHETTIAEAADRLSRELPGHRVEILHGRLTVTPPADGRHARTLTRLTVAFHEAGAAEAGLEFLQGIGIWLPTGEDDYAVPDFSLVEADFLDHKVTKNCYRPDAFRMILEVTSSNWADDLGTKVESYARADVPVYVIADRQHDEVVIYTDPRATCYRLRRTFKRGMTLPLPDYLGVTLELPVDMLLD
- a CDS encoding polysaccharide deacetylase family protein, whose amino-acid sequence is MWRSRAVLAALASLSLTVGAAQAADAVGAEAAAPAVAAASRAVGLPPVVSHVPTAEKVVFITIDDGWAHDPAVARTLVDQRVPASLFLLPGAYSYDAQYFTGLVAQGRSVNVENHTVNHPDLTSLDAAGKDAEVCGAGEQAAAAFGREPKLLRPPYGAVNDDVRLAAKACGVKALITWTHDFTTWGETPATPQLKAGDIVLLHFTPTLGADLKRALDAAKAAGLKPAALMPHLKSAGLVP
- a CDS encoding SDR family oxidoreductase, with amino-acid sequence MSTATRTAVVTGASSGIGAATARQLAEAGYHVVLTARRKDRIEALAAEITAAGHEATAHALDVTDRAAVDALAASLQRCDVLVNNAGGALGADPVATGDPADWRTMYEVNVIGTLNVTQALLPALTASGDGTVVVLSSTAGHSTYEGGAGYVAAKNGARVLAETLRLEIVGQPVRVIEVAPGMVKTEEFAKTRFGGDVERAEKVYAGVAEPLSADDVADTITWAVTRPSHVNIDLLVVRPRAQASNTKLHREL
- a CDS encoding Mut7-C RNAse domain-containing protein — its product is MNGPGIQLTLAPELHVFAAPARRGARVPTTTDGVSSLGHVVESAGVPLTEVGRILVDGAETPLAHVPRAGESVEVFGVDRPQHLPGVPRTTPLRFLLDVHLGTLARRLRLLGVDAAYENEDIGDPALATRSAAEQRVLLSRDRGLLRRRELFAGAYVYSDNPDEQVRDILGRFAPALAPWTRCTACNGTLREADKDSVGDRLESGTQRSYEVFAQCADCERVYWRGAHHARLERIVDEAVAEFGGVGTP
- a CDS encoding winged helix-turn-helix transcriptional regulator, whose protein sequence is MATRTAEARREEAREAYDAFLKECPTSQLLARISDKWVGLIVSALAQAEDRTMRYSELGRRIPGVSQKMLTQTLRSLERDGLVARTVTPTVPVRVDYRLTDLGGNLGCLLSSVKEWAENHFDEVNAHRELHDAATAAAMDS